The region CACGCGATCGGAAAGCCGTGCCCGATTGGGGTTGTTTCATGATCACGCTCTGTCCCATGACGTGCTCGTGTCTTCAAGTTGCGGACCTAATCCGCAGCCGTCCGGCTCTGGAAAACTCGATTAGTGGACAAATCGATGTGAACTTCCGTCGCCTATTTCCGGGCGTGGCACACTCGCGGGGCAATAAGGGCTACCCGGTGTCGTCGATCGATGTGGGCTGTCGCCAAGTCGAATCGTTGTCGGACCGTGCGGTCGGCCCATCCAGGGAAGGGATCGGGATCCGGCGGTGGCGGGCCGTAGCGATTACCGATTCGAGGGAACCCGATCAGTGATCGTTTCCGGCTCGCGCGGAGAGATCGTTCTGGGTGCGGTAAGGAAGACAAGGGTTTCTTTTCCGGTCAGGACGGAGGATGACGTGAAATGACCGATACTCGGTTTCCCGGCCGCGCCGTGGTCAGCATTGCGTTCGCTGCGGCGGTGCTGGTTCCAGGGGCCGCTTCGGCTGAGTCCGGCAATGACGAGGGGCAGACCACATTCAAACTCACGGTGACGGAACTTCATGAATCCCGAACTGTCACGCTGAATTGCTACCCGGCGAGTGGAAACCATCCGCGAGCCGCCTCCGCATGCGACGAGTTGCTGCAGGCCGACGGGAAGTTCGAGCAGTTGGGCTCGGGGCAGCCGAAGACCTGCACCAAGGAGAGCCGGAAGGTGAGCGCGTCCGCGGAAGGCACCTGGCGCGGCCAAGAGGTCGGCTACCAGGTGACGTTGGCCAACCCCTGCGCGCTGAAAGCCGCGACCGGTTCCGTGTTCGACTTCTGAGCGCACGAGCTACCAATTGCCGCCCGGACTGGATCCGGCCGGCGCGTTCGTGGCGTCGTCGTGGCCCCTCACGGATTGCCGAAAGGCAAGGAGTGCAGCGTAAAAGTCGCCGCCCGTGGTCCTTCTAGCGCACGCCACGAGGTGGAACCAAGGTGGGATCGTACGTTGGAGGGCGTGACTCTGGCCCTTCGATCTGCCTGCGTCGCACTCGCGGTGGCTTCACCGGTTTTCGGTGAAGCCACCGGTTTTTCCTGCGGTCTCGGCGCGCTGAGAGAAGGCGTGCCGACGCGAAAACGGCGGGGAGCGGGATCCTTTCCCGCTTCCCGCCGTGGTTTATGCGCGCCCGATTCGGGTCAGCAGCGTCCCGCGACCATCCGGTCGACAAGGACGGTCGGGCCGGTGGTCACCACGAGCCGAGAGCTCTTGCCGCCGTCGATGGTGACGCTGTTAATGGACTGCCCGCCGCCGCTGACCGAACCGCTCGCCCGCTGCTTTCCGTCCACTGTGACCGAGTACGAGACCCGCTGGCCGTCAGCACTCCGGAAAGTCATGGGCACCATTGCCGCCGGAGCGCCGTTATCCGCTTTGTCCGCCAAGGATTTCGGCAACCCAATCCTGGATAGCAGGTCGGCGCTAGTGTGACACTCGACCTTGCCCATCTCGACGTGCAGCGGCGGTCCGGCCCAGGCAGTTGCTGCGACCACCGAAGCGCTGACGGTCAGCGTCCCCAGCGCGGCTAGGACGACCGCTGCCTCGCGGCGAATTCCCATGACATCCTCCTGAAACGACAATCGGGGCGGGAGCAGTTACGAAGGCTAGGGCCGACTCGTGTGGCGTGCTCGCGGTGCGCATGTTCTTGGCCCCAACGAGCGACCCGTGCCGACTACCGGGCCGCGACGGTCACGAGCTCAACTAGTGCAAGTGCCTTGTCTTCAACAACTTTCGGTTTGATTGTTCTTGATCATTTTGTGATCGTGATCGTGTTATCCTACTTCTTGATCTTTTTTGGCGATGCCGGATCTGCTTCATCTGATCAGTTGAGTTGCGGGGTTCGGAATCCCGTCGGCCAGACGACGCTGCGTAATCTTGAATCCGCAAGAGTGGCTGATGATTCTCTTTGGTGTGGCTCGACATGCCGGAACCCCCGGATCAATGGCACGGTTTCTCTTGCCGGTCGGCGCACCCCCAAATCCCCGGAACTCCGGGAACTCAACATGCCGACCCGGCATTGTCCAACATGGATGGGAGTTAAGTAATGCGCACTTCGATTCGCCTCCTGGGTGTTACCGCTGCGGCGGCTGCGATGCTGGCCATGGGTTCCCCGGCCTTCGCTGGCGGCCACGGGAAGGGGAAAGAGAAGGACGACCACTCGATCACTGCTGCTGAGGCTACCGGTGGCCACGGCAAGGGCGGCAACGGCGGCATCGGCGTGAACGTTCTCTGCGGCATCGGTGTCGGCATCCTCGGCAAGGGCGAGGGGTCCTGCTCGGCCGGCAACGGCGGCAACGGTGTCGGCGGTGACGCCGAGGCGACCGCATACGACGAGGACTGACGGTCGATTTGGGCCACTGTTGAGCGAACGTCCTGTTAGGAGCGTGCCGACCGGTGCACACCGGTCGGCACGCTCTTTGTTTGTGCGCACACCGGTCGGTGTCGCACCTCCGGGTGACTGATCGGCGGGTCTGCATGTCGCTCAGGACAATTTGCCGTCTCCGGTGAAAGGGTCCACGCGTTGATTTCGGCACCGCCGAAACCCGTCTCCGGGACCGGGGAGGGGGCCTCAACAGTGTGGTAACCATCCGGATAGGAGTCTGTAGTGCGCAGGTCTGTTCGTGCTGTGTTCGCCGGGACCGCTGCCTTCGGGTTGCTCGCGATAGGCGCATCGCCAGCGCTGGCCGCGAAGGGCGAAAAGAGTTCTGATGACGACTCTACGGTGACCGCCGCCGCCGAAGGCGGCAAGGGCGGCAAAGGCGGCCATGGTGGCTTCGGGGTGAACGTGTGCCCGTCCGTCGCGTTGCTCGCTCCGGCGAAGGCCCGCTGCGACGGCGGCAACGGCGGCAACGCCAACGGTGGCGACGCGGAGGCATACGCGGAGGACGACAGCAAGGACCGGAAGTACAGCAAGGACGACGACTGATCCCGGAGATCTTCGGGATCTAGAGCCGCGAAATCCGTGCCGGCCTCTCGTGTGGAGGCCGGCACTTCGCGTACGCGATTCGGACTGGTGGCGAGCAGGCCACGTCCGAGGAAATCCCGTGGCCTGCCCGCCTTTTGAGGGTAGCTCCGTCGATACGGCGCCTCCGGATGAACCGGCGAAAGCACCCAGATCGTGCGACGACAAGCACCTGTCGGTTGAGAAGTCCATAGTGGACAGATTATGGCGAAGAGGCCTGCCGCAGGGAGGAAGGTCCCGATTCCAGGCAATATCGGGAATCACCTCTGCTCACGCCATCCCTGGCAGTCACAAGAGAAAAAGTGTCGGCCTCCGTGCGGAGACCGACACATTCACCAGGTGTGTCGCGAAGAGTTCTCGGACGTCAGGATTCGTCCTCGTCCGCGCCATCTTCGCCGTGGTCCTTGGCAACGTAGTCTGCGGACCCGTTGGCGCTTCCACCGCTCGGCGCCGACGAGCATTCGACCGTGATCGGGCCGGTGAAGGAGATCGGGCGGCAGATGCTGATCCCTTGACCGGACTCGCCGTCGGTGCCCGGCTTTTCGGTGCTCGCTGCCGTTGCGGTTGGCTGGGTAAGCAGGCTCGTCGCCAGCACGCCGACGCCGAGCGCGGCGGCGGTGCCGAGAAGGCGAACAGAAGTGGTCACTAGTACTCCGTTCTAAGTCGTTCGCCCCGAATCGTCAGTCCGACGGCTCTGGGCGAAGACCTCGTAGCGGGACAGGTTCGCCGGTCGGCCGCAGCGCGCGAGACCGAAGTCTGACACCCCGTTCGGGCGGGAGTGCCGCGCCCCGAGCCGGTCGGCGGACCCGTGAGGATGACGTCAGTCTTCTTCGTACTCGGTGTCGTGGCTGTCGTCTTCCGCGACGGCCTTCGCGTCGCCGCCGTTCGCGTTTCCGCCATTGCCACCGTCGCAGCGGGCCTCCGCCTTCGCGAGGATGCCGATCGCCGGGCAGATGTTCAGGGCGAGCCCGCCGTTGCCGCCCTTTCCGCCCTTGCCGCCTTCGGCCGCCGCGGTGACGGTCGAGTCATCGTCCGACTCTTTGGCCTTGCCCTTGGCGGCGAGCGCCGGCGTGGCCCCCATCGCGAGCAACCCGGTCGCGGCGATACCGGCGAACAGGATGCGAACAGAACTGCGCACGTCAAACTCCGATCTGGCTGTTTTCGCTAGCGTCAACACGGCGTCGATTCCGGGAGGGCCGGGGTGTGGGCCGTGTGAATGACGGGGCAAAACTTCCACCAGCTTGGTGAATCGCCACGCCAACACGCCGTGAGAGCCCGAGCGACCACCCATTAGTTGAACGGCAGGGTTGGGTCGGGTCGGGAAATCCGATGTGGACGGTTAGCCGATTCGGGCCAGCGCGCCGGATTCCAGCGCGGTCCACACGGCGCCGCCACCGGTTAATCGACGCGTCGCGTTCTGCGGCGACTAGCTTCCGAGCACGATCATCCGCCCGCCATCGCGCCGACGATCAGGTACGGCTCCCGGCCGGCGGCCACCTCGTCCGGGAGCGGGGCGTCCGGGGACTCGTGAGAGAGGTCCAGTTCGCAGGCGAAGAAACGGATGAACGCCCGGCGAAGCTGGGTGTCCTGGTCGCGGATCGTGCCGCGCAACATCGGGTACCGGGCCTCAAGCGCGTCGAGGACCGCGCGTTGCGTGGGCCGACCGTCGACCTCCAGCGTGATCTCGCGGTCCGCGATCTTGGCCAGCGACCGCAGGTGGGCGGGAAGCGCGACCCTGATCATGGCAGCGTTTGCACCTCGACGGAGAGAACCGCGGGCAGATCCCGGACGATCGGCTGCCAGCTGTCCCCGGCATCGGGCGACACGTATACCTGGCCGCCGGTGGTGCCGAAATAGATGCCGCAGTCGTCCAGCGAATCCACTGCCATCGCGTCGCGCAGCACGTTGACGTAGCAGTTGCTCTGCGGCAGGCCCTTGGTTAGCGGCTCCCACTCGTTGCCGCCGGTCCGGCTGCGGTAGACGCGCAGCCTGCCCTCCGGCGGGTAGTGCTGCTCGTCGCTCTTGATCGGCACGACGTAGACCGTGTCCGGCTCGTGGGCGTGCACGTCGATCGGGAAGCCGAAGTCGGTCGGCAGGTCCCCGCTGATCTCGTACCAGGAATCGCCTGCGTCGTCGCTGCGCATCACGTCCCAGTGCTTCTGCATGAACAGGACGTTCGGGCGCTCGCGGTGCAGGGCGATGCGGTGCACGCAGTGGCCGACCTCGGCATCCGGGTCCGGGATGCCGTCGGAGTGCAGGCCGTGGTTGATCGGCTGCCAGCTCTGGCCGCCGTCGTCGGTGCGGAAGGCGCCGGCCGCCGAGATAGCGGTGTAGAGCCGCTTCGGGTCGTCCGGGGCGTGGATGATCGTGTGCAGGCACATCCCGCCAGCGCCCGGTTGCCAGCCGGAGGCGGAGCCGTGCTCGCGCAGCGCGGGTAGTTCCTGCCAGCTCTGGCCGCCGTCGGTGGTGCGGAACAGCGCGGCGTCCTCGACCCCGGCGTGCACGGTGTCCGGGTCGGTCGGCGACGGTTCGAGGTGCCAGACCCGCTCGAATTCCCAGGGGTGCGGCGTGCCGTCGTACCACTGGTGCGTGCCTGGCGTGCCGTCGTAGGAGAACTGGTTGCCGACCGGCTCCCAGGTCTGGCCGCCGTCGTCGGAGCGCTGGATCAGCTGGCCGAACCAGCCGAGCGACTGCGAGGCGTAGAGCCGGTCGGGGTCGGCGGGCGATGCCTTGAGGTGGTAGAGCTGCCAGCCGCCGAAGTGCGGGCCGCTGACGTCCCACTGTTCGCGGGTGCCGTCCGCGGTCAGGATGAACGCGCCCTTGCGGGTGCCGACGAGAACTCGGACACGGCTCATGAGGACTCCCTGGTCAGCCGCGGGAAGGTAGTTGCCGGTCAATGTATGGCTGCGGGGCGCGCATGTCTTCTCCGATTTTGCGCAGTAGGCGACGCCAGCGGCGGGAGCGCGACCAGCACCGGTGTGGTCCACTCGGCGGCCACGTCGAGGTGCACGTCACGGTGGTGGCAGGTGTGCCGTTGGGATACCCGCAGAGGCTGCGGCGACCCGCCGACCACGTTCCAGGCGGGCACTAGCTGCGCCGTCGTGTCCGCGCGTGCGGGGAAGGCCGTGGACAGCAGCCAGTAGGTACCCGCCGGGACGCCGGTCAACATGAAGTCACCGGTTGGGTCGAGCAGCGCGCCGCTGACCGGTCTCCCTCGCGGGGCGCGGCGCGGGAACAACCCGACGTAGATCGCTGCGGTGTCCCGCAGCGTCGTCTGCGCCGCTGCGCTGAGGCGGACTGAGCCGGTGACGATGCCGCCCTGTCGTAGGGGGCCAGGCACGTGCACCGGTTCCGGCGGCGCGTCCGAGAGCGAGTCGGGCAGTCGGCGGAATTCGGTCGGACAGACCCCGACATCGGCGGTGAACCGCCGGGTGAACGTGCCGACCGAGGTGAATCCGACCGCGAAGCAGATGTCGATGATGCGGTGGTCGTCGGCGAGCAGCAGCTGCTTGGCCCGCTGGAAGCGGTGCGCGGCCAGGAACTGCCCGGGCGGCAGGCCGAGCCGTCGTTCGAACGATCTGGCCAGGTGGAACGGGCTGTAGCCGACGTGGTCGGCCACGTCGGCGAGCCTGATTCGCTCGTCGGCGTGGGCCGCGATGAAGCGCGCGGCCTCGGTTGCGACGTCCAGCATCCCGGCAGCCCCCAATCGGCCCAGTCCACCACGGCACCCGGTGGCTGGACACCGACGGTAGCTCCGACGACCGACAGGTCGCGAGAGCTTTCGGCCTCGGGTGCCTGTGCGCTCGGGCGTCGCTAGGGGCGCGAAGGGCCCGCGTGGCGGGTTTGCGATTTCGCGCGAATTACCGCCCCGGTGCGGAGCTGGCGGCGTTTTCGCGCGAAAACGCAAGAATGAAAGCCGACTTCATCGCGTTTACCGTGAACCACTCCAGGTCGTCGAGTTCTCGTTCTTCGGGGTCTTGATGAGCAGTGCGGTGACCAGCGCGAGGGCGACGAAGGCGCCGGAGGACCACAGCGCGGCGTGGAAGGCGTCGAAGGTCGGGGCGCCGCCGTCGCTGACGGAGGTGACGACGCTGGCGGAGACGGCGATGCCCAGCGATCCGCCGATGCCGAAGCAGGCCCCGTTGAGGCCGGGCAGCGAACCGGGTTTGTCCGCCGGGGCGGAATCGACGCCCAAACCGTTGAGGGCGGTCAGCTGATAGCCGGTGTAGGTGACGCCGAGAACCGCCAGCGCCGCAACGGTGATCCACGCCAACTGCGGGAACAGCACGAGCGGCACGAAGGCCGCAGCCGTGCCGACCGAGCCGATCAGTACCGAGCGCCGCCAGCCCGTGCGAGGCCCGAAATGCCCGACCAGTGGGGCCGCGATGACCCCGAGCCCGGAGGCCGGGGTGAGGAACAGCAGCGCCGACATGGTCGCCGACATCCCGTAGCCCTCGCCCGCGGTCTGGGTCAGCAGCGGGATGGTGAAGTTCAGCATCCCGAACACCCCGGCCAGGGTGAACACGGTGGTCAGCAGCAGCGGCCAGCCACGTCGTGACGCCAGCACCGAGGCGTCGATGAGCGCGTCGCGCGTGGACCGCTCCACCGCGATGAACAGCACGAGGGCAAGCACACCGCCGATGAGCAGCGCAAGGGTGGCGGACGAAGACCAGCCCCAACTGCTGCCTTCGTTGAGCGCCAGCAGGATGCCGGTGAGACCGATGCCCAGCAGGGCGGCGCCCTTCCAGTCCATCCGGCCGGTCGAGACCGTGGTGGTCGGTGCCCACAGGTGCACCGCGCCGATGGCGATCAGCGTCAGCACCAAGGTGATCACGAAGATGCCGCGGAATCCGACGGTGTCGGCGACCGCGCCACCGATGATCGTGTCGACCCCCGCGATGCCGCCGTTGACCGCGGTGATGATCCCCAGGGCGCGGCCGAACTGCTGCGGCGACAGGGTCTCGTGCAGCGTCAGGTAGGCCAGCGTGAACGACGCGGAGGCCAGGCCCTGCAGGATCCGGCCGACGATGAAGATCTCGATGGTCGGCGCCAGTGCGCAGACGGCCTCGCCGACGAGCAGTGCCACCAGGGTGGCCAACAGCATCGGGCGCCGGCCCAGGTAGTCGCTGAGCCGACCGATCGTGACCTGGCCGATCGCCGAGAACAGGAAGAACACGGTTTGCGACAGCCCGGCGGTGCCGCTGTCGGTGTGCAATCGCTCGATCACGTCGGGTAGCGCGGGTGAGAGCATGGTGGCGTTGATCTGGTAGCCGCCTACGGCGAGTACCAGTGCCACGAGCAGACCGGCGTAGCGCACCGGTGGTGCGCCGGTGGGCGAAAGGTCGCGGGCCGTCGTCATGAAAGTGCCTCCGCTTCGGCGAGGTGGGGCGGAACAGGGCGGGTGGCTGCCGGGAGCCCTGCGGAGCGGTCGGCTAAGCCGAACTTGTCTGACAGGCCGTAAGCATTGCCGGACGGGTGTGCCAGCTCGCTGTGGCGCGGGTCAAGGAGTGCAGTCCTTTTATGCTCGTAAGTTCGGCCTTTTCTGGCCTCCCCGGTGTTGACGAGCCGAGGCTATCGCTCTTAACTTGTCTGACATCAATCCGGCAGGGGGTGCGATTGTGGGGGCCAGACGACCCCAACGGCGACCGGTCGTGGACCTCTACGAGCGGATCGCCGAAGCCATTCGGCGAGGCACTTATCCGCCGGGCTCGACGCTGCCGTCCGAGCCCGACCTCGCGGCCGACCTCGGCGTGAGCCGACCGGCGCTGCGGGAGGCGTTGATCCTGCTCCAGGTGGACGGCGTGATCACCGTCCGGCGCGGCGTGGGGCGGACCGTCAGCGACCGCCCGGCCCGGCGCGGATTCGAACGGCTGCGACCGATGGAAACCCTGCTGGGCGCGGGCGACACCAAGGTCCGGCCGCTGGTGCGCGACATCGAGCAGCCGACCGACCTGGTGATGCAGCACCTGCCGGTGCCGGCCAGCTGCGAGATCTGGTTCTGGGAAAGCGTCGTTGTCGTCGACGGCGTGCCGGCCTGCCTGGTGGAGGAGTGGAGCGTGCACGACGAGGCGCTGGCCGCCGTCGATCCCGCGCTGCCCGGCATCCTGGCGGCGGCGGAAAACCAGCCGAGCACGATGTTGCACGTGCTCAGCTCGATCGACCCGCACCTGCCGCTGAGCGCCGCGAGCACGGTCAACGCGACGGTGCTCGGGCGGCGTCGCGGCGAGGTCTTCGACCGCTCGCCGGACACCCCGGTCGTGCTGGTCACCCAGGTCGTCTCGATCGAGCACACCCCGCTGATCGCCGCGAAGTACGTGTTGCCCAGCGGCGCGCCGGGCCTCCCGGTGCGCCAATCCCGATGAGCCGGGCACCCCCCGGCACGACTCCGCTCCCAGCAGAAAGGCGCGCAACCGATGGCGTCCAAGGAAACCCTGATCGTCGACTGCGACACCGGAATCGACGACGCGCTGGCGCTGCTGTACCTGCTTCGGGATTCGGGCGTCGACACCCGGGCGGTGACCACCGTCTTCGGCAATGTCGATGCGGTCACCGCGGCCGACAACACGTTGCGAGTACTCGAATTGGCGGGACGGCCGGACATCCCGGTGGCCATCGGGGCTCGCAGCAATTGGCACGGGGACGCGCATCTCGCGCTGTACGTGAGACGTCTCCCCGGTGCTGGCACCGGTCGTCGCGGTCGACGTGGACACCGGCCAAGGCCCGGGGCGGCACGACCATTGCCGACGTTCGCCGGCAGTACCGGGACTTCCCGGCCCAGGACGGCGCGCACGTTCGCGTGGTGCTGGAGACCGACGGAAACTTCGCCGAGCTGCTGACCGACCGATTGTGCGCCGATCCGAAAGCTTCTCAACGCGTTGCGTGAGCGCAGCAGCGCGTTCGCAAGTGCGCTCCAGCGAAGGGTTTTGGAGCCCCGGCCCCATTCATCGCCGAAATTCGCTATCATCGCCGCATGGCGATGAATGCTGATAGGTCCCTGGCGTCGAGACCGGCGACGAGTGGGCTGGATGCGGCGGTGGCGCTGTTCCACAGCCTGTCGGATGCCACGAGATTGGCGATGACGCGGCGGCTGGCCGACGGCGCGGCGCGAGTGGCGGACTTGGTGGGTGAGCTGGGGTTGGCCCAGTCCACGGTGTCGGCGCACGTGGCCTGTTTGCGGGACTGCGGGCTTGTGGTCGGACGGCCGGAGGGGCGGCAGGTGTACTACTCGCTAGCCCGGCCGGAGCTGATGGACCTGTTGGCCTCGGCCGAGAAGTTGTTGGCCGCCACCGGGCAAGCCGTGGCGCTGTGCCCGAACTATGGCACCGACAGTGGCGTGGGAGACGCGTCCGAGGTCGCGCGGGTGGCCGGTGAGTGAGGCGGAGATGTCCTGGACCGCCGGGCCGTTAGCGGACAATTGCGAGGACGGGTGCTGTTCGGGATCGGCGGCAACGGGCGCGGGTTTGAGTGCCGAGCGCCGGGCCGTGCTGACGCGGCGGATTCGGTGGTTTGTCGCCGCGACGATCAGCTACAACGTCATCGAGGCGATCGTGGCGATCACGGCGGGGACCGCCGCGTCGTCAACGGCGCTGATCGGCTTCGGGTTGGATTCGGCCATCGAGGTGGCCTCGGCGGCGGCCGTGGCCTGGCAGTTCAGCGGCTCGGACCCCGAAGCACGAGAACGCATTACGTTGAAGATCATCGGTGTCTCGTTCTTCGCTCTGGCCGCCTATGTGACTGTCGAATCAGTGCGCGCGTTGTTCGGCATGTCGGAGGCTGAGCATTCCATCGTGGGCGTCGTCCTGGCGGCGTTGAGCCTGCTGATCATGCCTGTGTTGTCTTACGTCCAACGGTGCGCCGGCCGGGAACTCGGCTCCAACAGCGCGGTGGCCGATTCCAAGCAAACCTTGCTGTGTACGTACCTATCGGGCGTGCTGCTGGTTGGCTTGCTGCTCAACAGTTTGTTCGGCTGGTATTGGGCGGATCCGATCGTGGCGTTGGTGATCGCGGCGGTGGCGGTGAAGGAAGGCCGCGAAGCCTGGCGCGGCGAACACTGCTGCTGAATTCCGTGCCGGGAAGTCTCCGATCTGTGCCGATGGAGGTTATGGAGC is a window of Saccharopolyspora phatthalungensis DNA encoding:
- a CDS encoding SSI family serine proteinase inhibitor, coding for MTDTRFPGRAVVSIAFAAAVLVPGAASAESGNDEGQTTFKLTVTELHESRTVTLNCYPASGNHPRAASACDELLQADGKFEQLGSGQPKTCTKESRKVSASAEGTWRGQEVGYQVTLANPCALKAATGSVFDF
- a CDS encoding MoaD/ThiS family protein, which encodes MIRVALPAHLRSLAKIADREITLEVDGRPTQRAVLDALEARYPMLRGTIRDQDTQLRRAFIRFFACELDLSHESPDAPLPDEVAAGREPYLIVGAMAGG
- a CDS encoding GntR family transcriptional regulator is translated as MSDINPAGGAIVGARRPQRRPVVDLYERIAEAIRRGTYPPGSTLPSEPDLAADLGVSRPALREALILLQVDGVITVRRGVGRTVSDRPARRGFERLRPMETLLGAGDTKVRPLVRDIEQPTDLVMQHLPVPASCEIWFWESVVVVDGVPACLVEEWSVHDEALAAVDPALPGILAAAENQPSTMLHVLSSIDPHLPLSAASTVNATVLGRRRGEVFDRSPDTPVVLVTQVVSIEHTPLIAAKYVLPSGAPGLPVRQSR
- a CDS encoding ArsR/SmtB family transcription factor, whose protein sequence is MAMNADRSLASRPATSGLDAAVALFHSLSDATRLAMTRRLADGAARVADLVGELGLAQSTVSAHVACLRDCGLVVGRPEGRQVYYSLARPELMDLLASAEKLLAATGQAVALCPNYGTDSGVGDASEVARVAGE
- a CDS encoding cation transporter — encoded protein: MSWTAGPLADNCEDGCCSGSAATGAGLSAERRAVLTRRIRWFVAATISYNVIEAIVAITAGTAASSTALIGFGLDSAIEVASAAAVAWQFSGSDPEARERITLKIIGVSFFALAAYVTVESVRALFGMSEAEHSIVGVVLAALSLLIMPVLSYVQRCAGRELGSNSAVADSKQTLLCTYLSGVLLVGLLLNSLFGWYWADPIVALVIAAVAVKEGREAWRGEHCC
- a CDS encoding MFS transporter yields the protein MTTARDLSPTGAPPVRYAGLLVALVLAVGGYQINATMLSPALPDVIERLHTDSGTAGLSQTVFFLFSAIGQVTIGRLSDYLGRRPMLLATLVALLVGEAVCALAPTIEIFIVGRILQGLASASFTLAYLTLHETLSPQQFGRALGIITAVNGGIAGVDTIIGGAVADTVGFRGIFVITLVLTLIAIGAVHLWAPTTTVSTGRMDWKGAALLGIGLTGILLALNEGSSWGWSSSATLALLIGGVLALVLFIAVERSTRDALIDASVLASRRGWPLLLTTVFTLAGVFGMLNFTIPLLTQTAGEGYGMSATMSALLFLTPASGLGVIAAPLVGHFGPRTGWRRSVLIGSVGTAAAFVPLVLFPQLAWITVAALAVLGVTYTGYQLTALNGLGVDSAPADKPGSLPGLNGACFGIGGSLGIAVSASVVTSVSDGGAPTFDAFHAALWSSGAFVALALVTALLIKTPKNENSTTWSGSR
- a CDS encoding WD40/YVTN/BNR-like repeat-containing protein; its protein translation is MSRVRVLVGTRKGAFILTADGTREQWDVSGPHFGGWQLYHLKASPADPDRLYASQSLGWFGQLIQRSDDGGQTWEPVGNQFSYDGTPGTHQWYDGTPHPWEFERVWHLEPSPTDPDTVHAGVEDAALFRTTDGGQSWQELPALREHGSASGWQPGAGGMCLHTIIHAPDDPKRLYTAISAAGAFRTDDGGQSWQPINHGLHSDGIPDPDAEVGHCVHRIALHRERPNVLFMQKHWDVMRSDDAGDSWYEISGDLPTDFGFPIDVHAHEPDTVYVVPIKSDEQHYPPEGRLRVYRSRTGGNEWEPLTKGLPQSNCYVNVLRDAMAVDSLDDCGIYFGTTGGQVYVSPDAGDSWQPIVRDLPAVLSVEVQTLP
- a CDS encoding nucleoside hydrolase, with protein sequence MASKETLIVDCDTGIDDALALLYLLRDSGVDTRAVTTVFGNVDAVTAADNTLRVLELAGRPDIPVAIGARSNWHGDAHLALYVRRLPGAGTGRRGRRGHRPRPGAARPLPTFAGSTGTSRPRTARTFAWCWRPTETSPSC
- a CDS encoding helix-turn-helix domain-containing protein produces the protein MLDVATEAARFIAAHADERIRLADVADHVGYSPFHLARSFERRLGLPPGQFLAAHRFQRAKQLLLADDHRIIDICFAVGFTSVGTFTRRFTADVGVCPTEFRRLPDSLSDAPPEPVHVPGPLRQGGIVTGSVRLSAAAQTTLRDTAAIYVGLFPRRAPRGRPVSGALLDPTGDFMLTGVPAGTYWLLSTAFPARADTTAQLVPAWNVVGGSPQPLRVSQRHTCHHRDVHLDVAAEWTTPVLVALPPLASPTAQNRRRHARPAAIH